Proteins encoded in a region of the Mesoflavibacter profundi genome:
- a CDS encoding polysaccharide deacetylase family protein, with protein sequence MAKLPVLMYHSVTTVTNLSKGLTIHVDNLEKQLLYLKNNGYTTLHFKDLERFKAAKDLPKKSVIITFDDVYVNQLELAYPLFKKHNLKACFYVPFKFVGNKNNWDEGEKTIMSVAQLKQLDPSIIELGWHSYGHINYQLSSINTIKLDLKSCQEFISNNGLELSNTIAYPYGKFPRKNPINKQFETLLKTNRLDYGLRIGNRINKFPFKNKYQVQRLDIKGDDTLLKFIWKLKVGKLF encoded by the coding sequence ATGGCAAAATTACCGGTGTTAATGTATCATTCTGTTACAACAGTTACTAATTTAAGTAAGGGTTTGACCATACATGTAGATAACCTGGAAAAACAGTTGTTGTATTTAAAAAATAACGGTTATACAACGCTTCATTTTAAAGATTTAGAGCGTTTTAAAGCCGCAAAAGATTTACCAAAAAAATCTGTAATTATTACGTTTGACGATGTTTATGTTAATCAATTAGAATTAGCATATCCATTGTTTAAAAAACATAATCTTAAAGCTTGTTTTTATGTGCCTTTTAAATTTGTTGGTAATAAAAATAATTGGGATGAAGGTGAAAAAACAATAATGTCTGTAGCACAATTAAAGCAACTGGATCCATCTATTATCGAGCTTGGTTGGCATAGTTATGGTCATATTAATTACCAATTATCTTCTATAAATACGATAAAGTTAGACTTAAAATCTTGTCAAGAATTTATTAGTAACAATGGATTAGAGTTGTCCAACACTATTGCTTATCCTTATGGAAAATTCCCTAGAAAAAACCCAATAAACAAGCAATTTGAAACCTTGTTAAAAACCAATCGTTTAGACTACGGTTTACGTATTGGAAATAGAATTAATAAATTTCCTTTTAAAAATAAGTATCAAGTACAACGCTTGGATATAAAAGGTGATGATACGTTACTAAAGTTTATATGGAAATTAAAAGTAGGTAAGTTGTTTTAA
- a CDS encoding glycosyltransferase, which yields MALPIIQSLWIGGSLSKIEQLCINSFLKNNHEFHLYTYGEVQNIPEGTTVKDANEIINSSEIFTYNGGSYAGFADWFRWELLYKKGGFWVDTDVICIKPFDFDEDEVYGSESIDLVCPAVLGFKPGHEMCKFLSHNCEFPNTILPYDSKHQKKVKRKRKFWGKGREHIEWGESGGPEGFTKALDYFKIKDKAKPFTYFFPIHFSNWHTVYDSTFKNSADLFKDTYAIHLWNEMTRREPNFDKNADFDSQSLIEQLKRKYL from the coding sequence ATGGCTTTACCTATTATTCAATCTTTATGGATTGGCGGTTCTTTATCAAAAATAGAACAGCTTTGCATTAATTCTTTTTTAAAAAACAATCATGAGTTTCACTTGTATACTTATGGAGAAGTGCAAAATATTCCTGAAGGAACAACAGTAAAAGATGCAAATGAAATTATTAATTCATCTGAAATTTTTACTTATAACGGTGGAAGCTACGCCGGTTTTGCCGATTGGTTTAGATGGGAATTGTTATATAAAAAAGGTGGTTTTTGGGTAGATACTGATGTAATTTGTATTAAACCTTTTGATTTTGATGAAGATGAAGTGTATGGTTCAGAATCTATAGATCTTGTTTGTCCTGCTGTTTTGGGATTTAAACCAGGACATGAGATGTGTAAATTTTTAAGTCATAATTGCGAATTCCCAAATACTATTTTACCTTACGATAGTAAACACCAAAAAAAGGTAAAGCGTAAACGTAAATTTTGGGGTAAAGGTAGAGAGCATATAGAATGGGGCGAATCTGGCGGACCAGAAGGATTTACTAAGGCTTTAGATTATTTCAAAATAAAGGACAAAGCCAAACCATTTACCTATTTTTTTCCAATACATTTTTCTAACTGGCATACAGTTTACGATAGCACTTTTAAAAATAGTGCAGATTTATTTAAAGATACTTACGCGATTCATCTTTGGAATGAAATGACTAGACGCGAGCCTAATTTTGATAAAAATGCAGATTTTGATTCGCAATCTTTAATAGAACAACTTAAAAGAAAATATCTTTAA
- a CDS encoding glycosyltransferase family 2 protein, which produces MPKLSVIISTYNQPKWLYNVLIGYQLQTFKDFEIIIADDGSSQSTKQVIDSFAKQSNLSISHVWHEDKGFRKTTILNTAILKSKADYLLFTDGDCIPRKDFVQIHFNLKQQNCFLSGGYFKLPKHISEIITETDIQSQHCFDKHWLLQHGLKSSFKLNKLTAKGLKQVLLNTLTPTKATWDGMNASGWKKDLLSVNGFDQRMAYGGEDRELGERLINLGVKPIQIRYSAICVHLYHERSYINENALTTNQAIRKATKSLKKTWTDYGIKQPI; this is translated from the coding sequence ATGCCTAAACTATCTGTTATTATAAGTACTTATAATCAACCTAAATGGTTGTATAATGTGTTGATAGGTTATCAACTTCAAACATTTAAAGATTTTGAAATCATTATAGCAGACGATGGATCTTCACAAAGCACAAAACAAGTAATAGATAGTTTTGCCAAACAATCTAATCTTAGCATTAGTCATGTATGGCATGAAGATAAAGGCTTTAGAAAAACAACAATTTTAAATACAGCTATTCTTAAATCTAAAGCAGATTATTTGCTTTTTACCGATGGTGATTGTATTCCTAGAAAAGATTTTGTGCAAATCCATTTTAATCTAAAACAGCAGAATTGTTTTTTATCAGGTGGATATTTTAAATTGCCCAAACACATTTCGGAAATTATAACCGAAACAGATATCCAATCACAACATTGTTTTGATAAACATTGGCTATTACAACATGGCTTAAAATCTTCATTTAAATTAAATAAATTAACCGCAAAAGGGTTAAAGCAAGTATTATTAAATACGCTAACTCCAACTAAAGCAACTTGGGACGGAATGAATGCTTCTGGTTGGAAAAAAGACCTTTTAAGCGTAAATGGTTTTGACCAAAGAATGGCTTATGGCGGCGAAGATAGAGAGTTAGGTGAACGTTTAATTAATTTAGGCGTAAAGCCAATTCAAATAAGGTATAGCGCCATTTGTGTACACCTTTACCACGAACGAAGTTATATTAATGAAAACGCTTTAACTACAAATCAAGCAATTAGAAAAGCAACCAAATCTTTAAAAAAAACATGGACAGACTATGGTATAAAACAACCTATTTAA
- a CDS encoding glycosyltransferase family 2 protein has product MKQLSVIIPTFNEEAYIEKAIRSVSFADEIIVVDSYSSDKTVQIAKQFNCTVVQRKFDNFSNQKNYALQFVSGEWILFVDADERITYALKQEILDTISNPKHAGYKLKFPHFYMNRFLYHHYDSVLRLVKRANCKFEGLVHEKLIIDGSIGQLKNPVLHFTYKGLEHYISKKDSYAWFQAEQMLKKGKKVTYFHLAFKPFYRFFSSYILRRGFMDGIPGLAVASINAYGVFSRYAKLMLLKKGIK; this is encoded by the coding sequence ATGAAACAATTATCTGTCATTATTCCTACGTTTAACGAAGAAGCTTATATAGAAAAAGCTATTAGGTCTGTAAGTTTTGCAGACGAAATTATTGTAGTAGATTCTTATAGCTCTGACAAAACAGTACAGATAGCTAAACAGTTTAATTGTACAGTAGTACAACGTAAATTTGATAATTTTTCTAACCAAAAAAATTACGCTTTACAATTTGTAAGTGGCGAATGGATTCTTTTTGTAGATGCAGACGAACGTATTACCTACGCTTTAAAACAAGAAATATTAGACACCATATCTAATCCTAAACATGCAGGTTACAAACTAAAATTTCCGCATTTTTATATGAATCGTTTTTTATATCATCATTACGATTCTGTATTACGATTAGTTAAACGTGCTAATTGTAAATTTGAAGGTTTAGTACACGAAAAATTGATTATTGATGGTAGTATTGGTCAACTTAAAAATCCTGTACTTCATTTTACTTACAAAGGTCTAGAACACTACATTAGCAAAAAAGATAGTTACGCATGGTTTCAAGCAGAACAAATGCTTAAAAAAGGTAAAAAAGTTACCTATTTTCATTTAGCATTTAAACCGTTTTACCGTTTTTTTAGTAGCTATATTTTAAGACGTGGTTTTATGGATGGTATTCCTGGACTTGCTGTTGCAAGCATTAATGCATATGGTGTATTTTCTAGATATGCCAAATTAATGTTATTAAAAAAAGGAATAAAGTAA
- a CDS encoding glycosyltransferase family 4 protein, which produces MKHVFLESHNIKNQFNGFGQFNYHLINGLYNAQIEDFKITLNAKNTTPLKDKYGNYFNYKTYKSLSRKPLFRIKKKYDVWHSLNQNIKVEPFFNIPYVLTVHDVNFVDEVSNNMDHKVNRRFKEKLKRSHAITYISEFAKQSTHKHFDVPNVPEYVIYNGNPISELQTDFKAVTPVTKRPFLFFIGGLTVRKNPHTLVQMLEHLPDFDLVLAGSTKDDYTTNVLETAIAKTNTKHQIHILGKISSTEKHYYYKHCAALVFPSLLEGFGLPPIEVMSYGKPVFLSNLTSLPEIGGKHAFYWDNFDPKYMANVLIEGLHKYETNKAFYINTYQERAKSFNWDTAALHYADVYRSLF; this is translated from the coding sequence ATGAAACACGTTTTTTTAGAATCTCATAACATAAAAAATCAATTTAACGGTTTTGGACAATTTAATTATCATCTAATTAATGGGCTTTATAATGCGCAAATTGAAGATTTTAAAATAACACTTAATGCTAAAAACACAACGCCTTTAAAAGATAAATACGGTAATTATTTTAACTATAAAACTTATAAATCTTTAAGCCGAAAACCTTTATTCAGAATTAAAAAAAAGTACGATGTTTGGCATAGCTTAAATCAAAATATAAAAGTAGAACCATTTTTTAATATTCCGTATGTGTTAACCGTTCATGATGTAAATTTTGTAGATGAAGTTTCTAACAACATGGACCATAAAGTGAATCGTAGATTTAAAGAAAAATTAAAACGAAGTCACGCCATTACTTACATATCTGAATTTGCAAAACAATCTACTCACAAACATTTTGATGTTCCAAATGTACCAGAATACGTAATCTACAATGGTAATCCTATTAGTGAGCTTCAAACCGATTTTAAAGCTGTAACTCCAGTAACAAAAAGACCTTTTTTATTTTTTATTGGCGGATTAACAGTACGTAAAAATCCACATACTTTAGTACAAATGTTGGAGCATTTACCAGATTTTGATTTGGTCCTTGCTGGATCTACAAAGGACGATTATACAACCAATGTTTTAGAAACAGCTATTGCTAAAACTAATACAAAACACCAAATTCATATTTTAGGTAAAATTAGTTCTACCGAGAAACATTATTACTATAAACATTGTGCTGCGTTAGTGTTTCCTTCATTATTAGAAGGTTTTGGTTTACCTCCAATAGAAGTGATGTCTTATGGTAAACCTGTATTTTTATCCAATCTTACATCGTTACCAGAAATTGGTGGTAAACATGCTTTTTATTGGGATAATTTTGATCCAAAATACATGGCTAACGTCTTGATAGAAGGATTACATAAGTATGAAACCAATAAAGCTTTTTATATAAATACGTACCAAGAACGAGCTAAAAGTTTTAATTGGGATACTGCAGCATTACACTATGCAGACGTCTACAGAAGTTTATTTTAA
- a CDS encoding polysaccharide pyruvyl transferase family protein, whose protein sequence is MKYALLKYRDQETNIGDYIQSLAAKRFLPQVDALISREALDETTENAKIILNGWFMHHPEHWPPSETLLPKFVSFHINDFAKKPLTSPEAIAYYKKHQPIGCRDKFTLQKLEENGVEAYFSGCLTLTLEKEKYQNTTTPNAIVLCDILSHKNDVSDINKKSLWKTIRNPHKPIINATKSFLKEYKEKKEAKKIIEKLIPKSILEQSITVSNQDFNAKTHEEKFKKAEQLLSLYASAKLVVTSRIHVALPCLAFGTPVIFVRPDRDTSRFEGITDFFNTFTIDQILNTEKTELQQQFTNSSKIVRTEHLKYREQLIKDVSQFINS, encoded by the coding sequence ATGAAATACGCACTATTAAAATATAGAGATCAAGAAACAAATATTGGCGATTACATACAAAGTCTAGCTGCAAAGCGTTTTTTACCACAAGTAGATGCGTTGATTAGTCGTGAAGCATTGGATGAAACCACTGAAAATGCTAAAATTATTTTAAACGGTTGGTTTATGCATCACCCAGAACATTGGCCACCAAGCGAGACTTTACTTCCTAAATTTGTTTCGTTTCATATCAACGATTTTGCTAAAAAACCATTAACAAGTCCAGAAGCTATAGCCTATTATAAGAAGCATCAACCCATTGGTTGTCGTGATAAATTTACACTTCAAAAATTAGAAGAAAATGGTGTAGAAGCCTACTTTTCTGGTTGTTTAACACTTACTTTAGAGAAAGAGAAATATCAAAATACTACAACACCAAATGCAATTGTGTTATGCGATATTTTATCACATAAAAACGACGTGTCCGATATTAATAAAAAAAGTCTTTGGAAAACTATTAGAAATCCTCACAAGCCTATTATAAATGCAACTAAGTCTTTTTTAAAAGAATACAAAGAAAAAAAAGAGGCTAAAAAAATTATAGAAAAATTAATTCCTAAATCTATTTTAGAGCAAAGTATAACCGTTTCTAATCAAGATTTTAATGCAAAAACGCATGAAGAAAAATTTAAAAAAGCAGAACAGCTTTTAAGTCTTTATGCATCTGCAAAACTTGTAGTTACTTCTAGAATTCATGTTGCATTACCTTGTTTAGCTTTTGGTACACCTGTAATTTTTGTTAGACCAGATAGAGATACCAGTAGATTTGAAGGTATTACGGACTTTTTTAACACCTTTACTATAGACCAAATCTTAAATACCGAAAAAACAGAACTACAACAACAGTTTACAAATTCAAGTAAAATTGTAAGAACAGAACATTTAAAATACAGAGAACAACTTATAAAAGACGTTAGTCAATTTATTAATTCTTAA
- a CDS encoding glycosyltransferase family 2 protein: MQETPLISVIIPCYNGEQYIEKTLQHVINQTFTNWECIVVDDGSADNSKEIITAFENLDNRIIYYYQDNQGLSGSRNSGTKISKGKYIYYLDADDLIDKNTLQNFVNLIPHNTDIIFGKTALTDGHNKNIIGYLEHYLPVNQKLSNTNYKLIPMVLNDKVSCVAHNRLYKKAFITKHNLAFKDRLLHEDELWFFETLINCQSIILSDQTTYYYNTGNQNSITNNFNIKNTKAYLDILNTIYQKYYLNAESPEAKNVTNLYLNYFKMTIITHCYFNTPNQDKEDVNKLITNAFKVVKLPEVSYNNLSSSLKKLHQNFKTVLPLGLDKTLNYLRWYRSKSLKKIIKRQLLLIQAKMA; this comes from the coding sequence ATGCAAGAAACGCCTTTAATTTCAGTAATAATTCCGTGTTATAACGGAGAACAATATATTGAAAAAACTCTTCAACATGTAATAAATCAAACATTTACAAATTGGGAATGTATTGTTGTTGATGATGGTAGCGCGGATAATTCTAAGGAAATTATTACCGCTTTTGAAAATCTAGACAATAGAATTATTTATTATTATCAAGACAACCAAGGACTTTCTGGTTCTAGAAATTCTGGAACAAAAATTAGTAAAGGAAAATACATCTATTATTTGGATGCAGACGATTTGATTGATAAAAACACGCTTCAAAATTTTGTTAATTTAATACCTCACAACACAGATATTATCTTTGGCAAGACTGCATTAACAGATGGACATAACAAAAACATTATTGGTTATTTAGAACATTATCTACCAGTAAACCAAAAGTTATCAAATACCAATTACAAGTTAATACCAATGGTATTAAATGATAAAGTAAGTTGTGTTGCACATAATAGATTATACAAAAAAGCCTTTATTACTAAGCATAACCTTGCTTTTAAAGACCGATTATTACATGAAGACGAATTATGGTTTTTTGAAACCTTAATTAACTGCCAATCTATTATATTAAGTGATCAAACAACATATTATTACAATACTGGAAATCAAAACTCTATTACCAATAATTTCAACATTAAAAACACCAAAGCATATTTAGATATTTTAAATACTATCTATCAAAAATATTATCTAAACGCAGAATCACCTGAAGCAAAAAACGTCACAAATCTTTACTTGAATTATTTTAAAATGACCATAATAACACATTGTTATTTTAACACGCCAAATCAAGATAAAGAAGACGTTAATAAGTTAATTACAAATGCTTTTAAAGTTGTGAAACTACCAGAAGTTAGTTACAACAATTTAAGTAGCAGCTTAAAAAAATTACACCAAAATTTTAAAACAGTATTACCTTTAGGCTTAGATAAAACGCTTAACTATTTGCGTTGGTATAGATCTAAAAGTCTAAAAAAGATAATAAAACGCCAACTACTATTAATACAAGCTAAGATGGCTTAA
- a CDS encoding glycosyltransferase, with protein MKVLYFFPGNPLVRSQGNHVRAYTLLQYFKAKNITLDLVAETDKHFTEQDVETLKSEKLVNQVHFLPKHKKGGLSYFLKVSIPKLFSKIPKPFDRRQLNQQQAFNKVLQSNTYDKIIVSYSCWIPLVLNNPYLKGATTIVDTHDFLTSQFKSRKDFKLGEFFEGEMKLLNSVDQVWAISVEEKYLFEQFIKTPVHLVPHLTTSKIQSTTKTIDVLYVASENEHNIAAARWFFNKVYPLLETNISITVVGKINKHVKDYPNVNKINYVEDLSATYNASKVVICPMLSGTGLKIKVVEALSFNLPVVCNTRGVDGLINKVDNGCLVTDNATKFASYLTQLLNDSSFYEANKQKANLFYEEFLSEKAVYSTLDQILN; from the coding sequence ATGAAAGTATTATATTTTTTTCCAGGTAATCCGTTGGTACGTTCACAAGGTAACCACGTAAGAGCTTACACGCTTTTACAGTATTTTAAGGCTAAAAATATAACCTTAGATTTAGTAGCAGAAACCGATAAACACTTTACAGAACAAGATGTAGAGACACTTAAATCTGAAAAATTAGTTAATCAAGTACATTTTTTACCAAAGCATAAAAAAGGAGGTTTAAGTTATTTTTTAAAGGTCTCTATACCCAAATTGTTTAGTAAAATACCTAAACCTTTTGATCGTAGACAATTAAATCAACAACAAGCTTTTAATAAGGTGTTGCAATCTAATACTTACGATAAAATAATTGTTAGCTATTCTTGTTGGATACCTTTGGTTTTAAATAATCCATACTTAAAAGGAGCAACGACAATAGTAGATACACACGATTTTTTAACCTCGCAATTTAAAAGCCGAAAAGATTTTAAGTTAGGTGAATTTTTTGAAGGTGAAATGAAACTTTTAAATAGTGTTGATCAAGTTTGGGCAATTTCAGTAGAAGAAAAATACCTTTTTGAGCAATTTATAAAAACACCAGTGCATTTAGTGCCACACTTAACAACTAGTAAAATACAAAGCACAACAAAAACTATAGATGTTTTATACGTAGCTAGTGAAAACGAACATAATATAGCAGCAGCACGATGGTTTTTTAATAAAGTTTATCCTTTGTTAGAGACTAACATATCTATAACCGTAGTTGGAAAAATAAATAAACATGTTAAGGATTATCCAAACGTAAATAAAATTAATTATGTTGAAGATTTATCTGCAACTTACAATGCTTCAAAAGTTGTAATTTGTCCAATGTTAAGTGGTACAGGATTAAAAATTAAAGTTGTAGAAGCGTTATCCTTTAATTTACCAGTTGTATGTAATACAAGAGGCGTAGATGGATTAATTAATAAAGTAGATAATGGTTGTTTAGTAACAGATAATGCAACTAAATTTGCGTCTTACTTAACGCAATTACTTAATGATTCTAGTTTTTATGAAGCCAACAAGCAAAAGGCAAATCTATTTTACGAAGAGTTTTTAAGTGAAAAAGCTGTGTATAGTACGTTAGACCAAATTTTAAATTAA
- a CDS encoding glycosyltransferase family 2 protein yields MTTVDVSIITVNYNNAKLTLDFVYSLVAKFPKQYTFEVIVIDNASTEPLSLQLETTFKAVDYPVIFHKSAINLGFGAGNMLGVQFAKGKYLAFINNDVIITEDCFSPLIEYLKANDDVAVCSPQQLNIDNKPVIGFDYFQGFRKELFGRSFIEKFIKHHPKRKELPYKTPFEVPALQGCFMFFKAEIFAKIGGFDTNLFLYFEEMDLCFRLKQLGYKSVLVPTSTFKHLESATVKANPLIKQELMISRLYIYRKNYSYLKYKCLQFIILLKLALKALTSKNRAKLFWIVFQGAPLKYSLKQKQQMVLK; encoded by the coding sequence ATGACTACGGTAGATGTATCTATAATTACAGTAAATTATAATAATGCAAAATTGACTTTAGATTTTGTATACTCATTGGTAGCTAAGTTTCCTAAGCAGTATACTTTTGAAGTTATTGTAATTGATAATGCCTCTACAGAACCTTTAAGTTTACAATTAGAAACTACTTTTAAAGCTGTAGATTATCCTGTAATATTTCATAAAAGTGCTATAAATTTAGGTTTTGGAGCAGGAAATATGTTAGGTGTTCAGTTTGCAAAAGGTAAATATTTGGCTTTTATAAATAACGATGTAATAATTACAGAAGATTGTTTTTCTCCTTTAATAGAATATTTAAAAGCAAACGATGATGTTGCAGTCTGTTCTCCACAACAATTAAATATTGATAATAAACCTGTCATTGGGTTTGATTATTTTCAAGGGTTTAGAAAAGAATTATTTGGAAGAAGTTTTATAGAAAAATTTATAAAACATCATCCAAAACGAAAAGAATTACCATATAAAACACCTTTTGAAGTACCAGCTTTACAAGGTTGTTTTATGTTTTTTAAAGCTGAAATTTTCGCAAAAATTGGAGGTTTTGACACTAATTTGTTCTTATATTTTGAAGAAATGGATTTGTGCTTTAGGTTAAAGCAATTGGGTTATAAAAGTGTGTTAGTACCAACATCTACTTTTAAACATTTAGAAAGTGCAACCGTAAAAGCAAATCCTTTAATTAAGCAAGAGTTAATGATTTCTAGGCTTTACATATACCGTAAAAATTACTCTTATTTAAAATATAAATGCTTACAGTTTATTATTTTACTAAAGTTAGCTTTAAAAGCGTTGACCAGTAAAAATAGAGCAAAATTATTTTGGATAGTTTTTCAAGGTGCGCCTTTAAAATATTCTTTAAAGCAGAAACAACAAATGGTTTTAAAATAA
- a CDS encoding glycosyltransferase family 2 protein produces the protein MKDTSIIISTYNSPDWLEKVLIGYDHQTYKDFEIVIADDGSGEPTKQLIQDLKQQVSYDIIHVWHEDNGFQKSEILNKAIQACTTDYIIMSDGDCIPRKDFVEVHVKYREQGYFLSGGYFMLPMSISKQITLDDIAKQNCFDVSWLKKNGLKASFKNNKLKASGFMSNFLNWITPTNASWNGHNASGWKADILKINGFDERMQYGGQDRELGERLFNLGIKSKQIRYSAVCVHLDHPRGYKNQESINKNLKIRKAVKDENKTWTDFGIVKK, from the coding sequence ATGAAAGATACTTCTATAATTATAAGCACATATAATTCTCCAGATTGGTTAGAAAAAGTGTTAATTGGTTATGATCACCAAACTTATAAAGATTTTGAAATTGTGATTGCAGATGATGGTTCTGGCGAGCCAACTAAGCAATTAATTCAGGATTTAAAACAGCAAGTATCTTACGATATTATACATGTATGGCATGAAGATAACGGATTTCAAAAATCTGAAATTTTAAATAAAGCCATTCAAGCATGTACTACAGATTACATAATAATGTCCGATGGAGATTGTATACCACGTAAAGACTTTGTAGAAGTACACGTAAAATATAGAGAACAAGGTTATTTTCTATCTGGTGGCTATTTTATGTTACCAATGTCTATTTCAAAACAAATTACTTTAGACGATATTGCTAAACAAAACTGTTTTGATGTAAGTTGGTTAAAAAAGAATGGTTTAAAAGCGTCTTTTAAAAATAATAAATTAAAAGCAAGTGGCTTTATGTCTAACTTTTTAAATTGGATTACACCAACTAACGCAAGCTGGAATGGACATAATGCTTCAGGATGGAAAGCAGACATCTTAAAAATTAATGGTTTTGATGAAAGAATGCAATATGGAGGACAAGATCGTGAGCTTGGCGAACGATTGTTTAACCTTGGCATAAAAAGTAAACAAATTAGATATAGCGCTGTTTGCGTGCATTTAGACCATCCAAGAGGTTATAAAAACCAAGAGTCTATAAACAAAAACTTGAAAATTAGAAAAGCTGTTAAAGACGAAAATAAAACTTGGACAGACTTTGGGATTGTAAAAAAATAA
- a CDS encoding L-threonylcarbamoyladenylate synthase translates to MEQQIATTIQHLKQGNTILYPTDTVWGIGCDAANFEAVKKIYQLKQREASKALICLVSDLKMLEKYIQKVPEVAYQIIEFSDKPTTIIYDNPIGLATNLIAEDNTLAIRIPKDEFCQKLIQQFRKPIVSTSANIAEEPTPNSFKEISTPILKGVDYVVNLQNEKNNTKPSTIIKLSSNGEVKIIRE, encoded by the coding sequence ATGGAGCAGCAAATAGCTACTACAATACAGCACCTTAAACAAGGTAACACCATACTTTACCCAACAGATACAGTTTGGGGAATTGGTTGTGATGCCGCAAATTTTGAAGCAGTAAAAAAAATCTATCAATTAAAACAGCGTGAAGCCTCTAAAGCATTAATATGCTTGGTTAGTGATTTAAAAATGTTAGAAAAATATATTCAAAAGGTACCAGAAGTTGCTTACCAAATAATAGAATTTAGTGACAAACCAACAACTATTATTTATGATAATCCAATTGGTTTAGCTACTAATCTAATTGCAGAAGACAACACGTTAGCTATTAGAATTCCAAAAGACGAATTCTGTCAAAAACTAATCCAGCAATTTAGAAAACCAATTGTCTCTACCTCAGCAAATATTGCTGAAGAACCAACACCAAATTCCTTTAAAGAAATAAGCACACCTATTTTAAAAGGTGTGGATTATGTTGTAAATTTGCAAAACGAAAAAAACAATACCAAACCATCTACAATAATCAAATTATCTAGTAATGGTGAAGTAAAGATTATTCGTGAGTAA
- a CDS encoding glycosyltransferase family 2 protein encodes MISALAITYNEEKNVERYIKSLSFADEIIIVDSFSTDNTVNLAKQLGAKVVQRKFDNFSAQKNYALTLANHDWITFFDLDEIVTPKLAEEITNTVKTNPKNETFKVKRNFYFMGKRLKYSGFQTDYVIRLFNKNNSKYNGKLVHEAIETASTIKKLKHKVDHYTYKSFDDYNLKLTKYSKLKAEELYNKNVRPNLYHFLFRPWYRFMHQYFLRLGFLDGKEGFIVSYLSGFMVFKRYIQLWTMYRNIE; translated from the coding sequence ATGATAAGCGCTTTAGCTATAACTTATAACGAAGAAAAAAATGTAGAACGCTACATTAAAAGCTTATCCTTTGCAGACGAAATTATCATAGTAGATTCTTTTAGTACAGATAACACCGTAAATCTTGCGAAACAACTTGGAGCAAAAGTTGTACAACGTAAATTTGATAATTTTTCGGCACAAAAAAACTATGCGCTAACCTTAGCAAATCACGATTGGATTACCTTTTTTGATTTAGATGAAATTGTAACACCAAAATTAGCTGAAGAAATAACAAACACAGTAAAAACTAACCCTAAAAATGAAACTTTTAAAGTAAAACGAAACTTTTATTTTATGGGAAAACGTTTGAAATATAGTGGATTTCAAACGGATTATGTTATAAGATTATTCAATAAAAACAACAGCAAATACAACGGTAAATTAGTACACGAAGCTATTGAAACAGCTTCAACTATTAAAAAATTAAAACATAAAGTAGATCATTACACGTATAAATCTTTTGACGATTATAATTTAAAACTTACCAAATACAGTAAATTAAAAGCAGAAGAATTATATAACAAAAATGTCCGACCAAACCTATATCATTTTTTATTTAGACCTTGGTACAGATTTATGCACCAATATTTTTTAAGACTTGGTTTTTTAGATGGAAAAGAAGGTTTTATAGTATCTTATCTTAGTGGTTTTATGGTGTTTAAGCGTTATATTCAGCTTTGGACTATGTACAGAAATATTGAATAG